A genomic window from Salvia splendens isolate huo1 chromosome 11, SspV2, whole genome shotgun sequence includes:
- the LOC121753919 gene encoding UDP-glucuronic acid decarboxylase 6-like, producing MAKEASNGSRVSTKPPPEPSPLRRAKFFQANMRVLVTGGAGFIGSHLVDKLMQNEKNEVIVVDNYFTGSKDNLRQWIGHPRFELIRHDVTEPLFVEVDRIYHLACPASPIFYKYNPVKTIKTNVVGTLNMLGLAKRVGARILLTSTSEVYGDPLVHPQTEDYWGNVNPIGVRSCYDEGKRVAETLMYDYHRLHGVEIRIARIFNTYGPRMNLDDGRVVSNFLAQAIRDEPLTVQLPGTQTRSFCYVSEMVDGLTRLMEGDHIGPINIGNPGEFTMLELAETVKEMINPKVKITTVENTPDDPRQRKPDITKAKELLGWEPKIKLNGGIPLMEEDFRKRLGISRK from the exons ATGGCTAAGGAGGCATCAAATGGTAGTCGTGTGTCGACCAAGCCACCTCCCGAGCCTTCACCATTGCGAAGAGCGAAATTCTTTCAG GCAAACATGAGAGTTCTGGTTACGGGCGGGGCTGGATTCATTGGCTCTCACTTAGTTGATAAACTCATGCAAAATGAAAAGAACGAG GTGATTGTTGTGGATAACTACTTCACTGGTTCAAAGGATAACTTGAGGCAATGGATTGGCCATCCAAGATTTGAGCTTATTCGACACG ATGTGACAGAGCCTTTGTTCGTTGAAGTTGACCGGATCTACCATCTCGCTTGTCCTGCTTCGCCAATCTTTTACAAATACAATCCGGTGAAG ACAATAAAGACGAATGTAGTAGGCACACTGAACATGTTGGGACTTGCCAAGCGAGTCGGAGCAAG GATTTTACTTACATCAACCTCGGAGGTCTATGGTGATCCGCTCGTGCATCCTCAGACAGAGGATTACTGGGGCAACGTGAATCCTATAG GAGTGAGGAGTTGTTATGATGAGGGGAAAAGAGTAGCAGAGACGTTGATGTACGATTATCACAGGCTGCACGGAGTTG AAATAAGAATTGCAAGGATCTTCAACACTTATGGACCGCGGATGAATCTTGATGACGGTCGTGTTGTCAGCAACTTCTTAGCGCAAGCCATACG TGACGAGCCTTTGACTGTTCAGCTTCCCGGAACACAAACAAGGAGTTTTTGCTATGTTTCTGAGATG GTTGATGGACTTACGCGATTAATGGAAGGAGATCATATAGGGCCAATCAACATTGGCAATCCAG GTGAATTCACAATGCTCGAGCTTGCAGAGACTGTGAAGGAG ATGATCAACCCGAAAGTGAAGATCACGACTGTCGAGAACACCCCGGATGATCCTCGCCAAAGAAAACCGGACATAACGAAGGCGAAGGAGCTGCTAGGGTGGGAGCCCAAGATCAAGCTCAACGGTGGCATCCCCCTTATGGAGGAGGATTTTCGAAAGAGGCTTGGTATTTCGAGGAAATGA